The Zingiber officinale cultivar Zhangliang chromosome 2A, Zo_v1.1, whole genome shotgun sequence genomic sequence GCTGAAAGCAAATTGACCATGGTGATCTCATTTGGTTCGACAGATAATTTCCTCATATGATGATACAATCTGACTGCATCTTCTGGGGATCCTCCATGAAGGTATCCAGTGATCATAGCATTCCATAACCCCACATTTCTGTCACAAATACTATCAAACACTTTCCTTGCTTTTCCAACATCTCCACATCTTGCATACATGTCTACTAGTGCTGTACTAAGAAATGAGTCCAATGTGATCATATTGACCTCAATGAAACCCGCTACCCATTTTCCAACCTCCCAATTCGAAGCATTTGCACATGCAGATAGGAGGCACACCATGGTGGCTGAGTTGGGAAGAACATGTTCAGCGGAAACAAGCATTCGTTTGAAAATATCGAGCATCTCTGATATCATTCCATGCTTCCCAAATCCATCAATAAGGGCAGTCCAGCAGACCACATTCTGTGCATGCGGCATTTCTTCAAACACCGAACGGGCCGTGTTCATGTCTCCAACACGTGCATAACCAGAGATGAGGGAGTTATATGACACCTCATCACTCACAGGCATATCCTCGAGCACTTGGTGGGCGTCGTCGATGAGGAGGCACTTGGAGTACATATCAATGAGGGAATTACCTACGTAGAGGTCGAAGATGAACCCTAACTTGACAACGTGCGCGTGGACCTGCCGGCCGAGGTTGGCAGAGGAGAGGGCGGAGCAGGAATTGAGCAGGGGCGGGTAGGTGAAGTTGGTGGGACGGACGCCTTCGAGGAGCATGCGGGAGTATAAGGAGAGGGCGAAATCAAATGGGCCGGATGCAGAAAAGGCGCGGATGAGGGAGGCGTACGCGTGGTCGTTAGGCGGCGAGGGGAGGCGGCGGAAGACGGCGAGCGCGTAGTCGGAGGAGCGGAGTTCCGCCAGCTTGCAAAGAAGGTGGTTGTGGAGGGGGAGGCCGCAGAGGATGATTTGCGCGTGGACCTGCCGGGCATGGGAGGAGGTGGTGGCTCGCCGGACGAGGCCGAGCAGCGGCCGAGAAGAAGACATACATCATCGGTAAATCTTTTACCGTGTCTCTTTTCCACTTTAAAGGGATCCGATTATGGCTATCGGATCTCGATACAATTGGACGTGTTTCAGAAGAAGTATCGGATCCGATTGTGGCTTTATTTGTCATGCTAAAAAAATCACCGCACCAAAAAAATTGCCATAATTTTAGAATTTGACTATATCAAGACCGCTTAATCGCTGGTTTTCATTAATTATAGGAGATAAAAATGAGCGACCTTCCATAATTAGCTCCACTCGACTGCCTACATAAACCCTCGAGGCCAGCCCTTCCAATTCGAAGTTCCTCGGCTACACTTCTCTCTTCATCTCCTCTAGCACTCGCCGGGATCTTCCATGGCCATGCGCTAATTATTTGATTCCAAAGAGAgagctttttctttttttttttctttttttttgtttatcttTATCCATTACATACTTGGTGATGGCCGGCGCCGGCGTTGTGCTAGCAGTGGTGCTGTCGGTGTTGGGTATCTCCGGCTTCGTCCGAGCCGAGGACCCTTACCTCTTCTTCACATGGAACGTCACCTACGGCACCATCGCACCCCTCGGTGTCCCTCAGCAGGGCATCCTCATCAACGACCAGTTCCCCGGCCCTAACATCAACTCCACCACCAACAACAACATCGTCATCAACGTCTTCAACTTCCTCGACGAGCCGCTCCTCTTCTCCTGGTTTGTTTATCGATCACTCCTACTGATTGATTCCTCGTTTCTGGGTGCAATTAATTTGATCCCGATTGTTCGCGGACAGGAATGGAATTCAGCAGAGGAAGAATTCGTGGGAGGATGGGATGGCCGGAACCAACTGCCCGATCCCGGCGGGAACCAACTTCACGTACCATTTCCAGGTGAAGGACCAGATCGGTAGCTTCTTCTACTTCCCGTCGTTGGGGATGCAGAAGGCAGCCGGCGGATTCGGCGGCCTCCGCATCAACAGTCGTCTCCTCATCCCGGTGCCGTTCGACGCCCCTGCCGACGACTATACCGTCGTCATCGGCGATTGGTACAACAAGGACCACACCGCCCTCGCCAAGACCCTTGACTCCGGCAGAAGCATCGGCCTCCCCGTCGGCGTCCTCATCAACGGCAGGCCCGGCAAGGACGGCAAGGGGAAGGACGATGCTCCCCTGTTTGAGATGGAGGCCGGTAAGGTTTACCGGTACCGGATCTGCAACGTCGGCATCAGGACCACGCTCAACTTCCGGTTCCAGGGCCACGTTATGACGCTGGTGGAGATGGACGGATCCCACACGATGCAGAACGTGTACGAGTCCCTCGACGTCCACATCGGCCAATGCTTCTCGGTGCTGGTGAAGGCCGACCAGGCCCCCGGCGACTACTACATCGTGGCGTCTACGCGGTTCTTGCGGCACAAGGAGCTGACCGCCACCGCGGTCGTCCGGTACGCCGGCTCCTCCGCAGCGCCGTCGCCGGTGCTTCCCAAGGCGCCCGCCAGCTGGGCCTGGTCCCTCAACCAGTGGCGATCTTTCAAGTGGAACCTGACCGCCAGCGCCGCCCGCCCCAATCCCCAAGGGTCCTTCCACTACGGCAACATCGACATCACCCGCACCATCAAGCTCGCCAGCTCCCGCAACTTCGTCGCCGGCAACCTCCGTTACGCCCTCAACGGCGTATCGCACGTCGACACCGAGACCCCGCTCAAGCTCGTCGAGTACTACGGCTTCGGCGGCAACTACTTCGAGTACAACGTCACCGGCGACGAGCCCCCCACGGAAGGCTCTCCGATCAAGCTGCTCCCCGACGTCAAGACCGTGGAGTTCAGGACCTACGTGGAGATCATCTTGGAGAACCCCGAGAAAGCCGTGCAGGTTTACCACCTGAATGGCTACGCCTTCTTCCCAGTCGGGTGAGACTCTCAACATTTCTTTATCGAACTCGACGAAGTAACTTACGACCTGAACTTCCGACGCAGGATGGGTCCAGGGAAGTGGTCGCCGGAGAAAAGGAACACATACAACATGCTCGACGCCGTGAGCAGACACTCCGTTCAGGTGTACCCTAGGTCGTGGTCAGCGATTCTGCTCACGTTCGATAACGCTGGGATGTGGAACTTGAGGTCGGAAAATTGGGAGAGACGCTACTTGGGGCAGCAGCTCTACCTCAGCGTGCAGTCGCCGGAGCGCTCGCTCAGGGACGAGTACAGCTTGCCGGACACAGTATTGCTCTGTGGGCCCATTGCCGCCTTCCCCAAGCCGCCTCCCTACACCTAAACTACTTGGGAAGGGATTTCGTCAAAATCTTTAATTGTTGTTTTATCTGAAACATGTAATGGATGGCTCTCTCCACGTCaatgaaaaattttatttaaaacagtGTGTCTGTGcttgatttatatttttattattattttccttattattttaaaaaaaatactacatttttttaaatattaaaaaaaaaactcgtaTTCTAAAACTATTGCCATgaataattttgactaaaattatatgaatcaaaataacttTAGTTAAAACTGATTTCATCATATTCGACTTTTACAATCCATTAATCCTAAAGGTGATAGGTTGGATCTCAAAAAAAATATCCATTGGCTATAAGAATAAATCATGAAATATAAATAGGGCTTGCATTCTCATGTGTAATGTGTCATGAGtgatatttgaattctcattatcTAGGAGTTCATGCAACTATTTATCATCCATAGACCTACCCATGAGTTAGGCTTGGACAGAACTTGATCGGTATTTGGGTCAATGGGTCAGTTACCCATTGACCCGATTAATGACCTAGAATTGTAATCGGCCCGACCCCAACAGGGCTAATTACAGTTCACGACCCAATTAATGAGAATTATTGGTTCGTTTGAGCTAGCGGTTCAATTATTTTTTTGGCAAATTATTAAATTATGTAGACAAATTTCTGAATACTCAAATCATGTatcctaattttaaaattatcaaattacgtAATTAATGTCAATTTTACCTCTCTGAATTAATTACTACGGTGTAGCAATTGATTCTAACATTGTTCATCAGAACAATAATTTCTTGATTAAAAGTTTTGATTcgtattcaaaaaataatttctatCAATATAATGTGTCAAATTTATGTTTCAACTGAAATcgattgatagacctagagagctcgaaaTGACACGGAACCAAGTCTCATGTGTTCGTATTGTTCTCTTGATTATCTATACCTTTAAATATTAATTCAATAGTTCATATTGAgagcaaatatttttttttatataagattttttaattacttttttaaaaataattgattGCTACAGTGTAACAATAGATTAAAGTTATTGTTCAAGCCGTAGTGGAAGGACCCtgattaaagttttaaaaaatctatctgatttatgtttaaaaaattatttctctcaATATGATGTATCGAATTGAAGTCTAAGGGCATAAATATAATCAGAAAAACTAGACAGAGCATATAAGACCttatttcatatcattccaaGTTCTATATGTTTATCAgttggttttggtcaaaactggcTGATAAACCTAAAGAGCTTGGAATAATATGGAATCAGGTCATATATGTTCGTTTCATTTTTCTGATTATATTCTTCCTCCAAACATCAATTCAATATACTGTATCGAGAGCGGCGAATTTTTTATCTTAGAAGAccatttaatcattttttaaagtaaaaattttaatatatcgaTACAGTTAAACAATCAATTAAAGTTACTATTTGATCtcatccggaagctgagtcagatggaGGCGGGCCGCGCTGTCCTCaaggttgacggaaagtcgttgcgAAGCCTCGTTGATCTGGCACCCGCCGGAAGGGCTTACATGAGCGGATGACGGGAGGTGATGACGGAGATGATGAAGTAAGGACCCTGTGTACACTCAGACAAGCAGCCTCTGCGTTAGACACCAagaatcagggaaaaagtccccgggtcagaccctccgacgctcaagtcaggtattttttcccataagcacagagaaaggacgaaaagtaaaagatGAGTGCAAAAAGACGAGTGAGTGTACCTGCGTAAGGAcgaagcctccctttttatactgctatGGGCATTTCTTGAgtctgacgagtgtcagggaatgtcaggTGGCAGGCTTTGTTTGGCGGTGATTAACACAGGGCATCCTCTTATAGGTCGAAGGAGGAATCGAGGGGGGCAATGAAccctagaccgttagcatattccttGACACActgtgattattctctgacgagTGGTTACAATTCCCTTTTTTGATTGTCGTGTAGTGCGCGGCCTCCTGAGTCCATTATCCCTGGACTGGGTCTCGTACTTGCCGACCCGAACCTTGTATCGTGACCTGTATGCCTTAATCCGGTTCCGCTTATCCTGAATCCCGCTCTGTATGCCTCAGATCGATTCCatctgtcccgacctgtacgccttagtcTGATTCCGCTTATCCAGACCTGTACGCCTTGGTCTGTGTTTCCCACCCTGTATGTCCTAATTCGTATATCCTTCATCTATATGTTCCAATTCGTATATCCCGACCTATGAGTCCTGACATGTAATCCCTGGTCTGCATATCCCGACTTGCACGCCTTGGTCCCTGTGTTCTCTATCACAGGAATATAAGTCCAGACCTGTGATCCTggcctgtaatccttggtttgcatattccgacctgtacgcgTTGGTCCATGTGCCCTGAACCGCAAGTCTACAAAGCTTGTTCTGTAATCCTTGGCTTGCATATTCCGACCTGTACACATTGGTCCATGTGCTCGGTACCGCAAGTCCgcaagtcctgacctgtaatccttggtttgcatattccgacctgtacgcgTTGGTCCATGTGCCATGAACCACAAATCTACAAATCCTGCTCTGTAATCCTTGGTTAGCATATTCCGACCTATACGTATTGGTCCATGTTCTCAGTGCCGCAAGTCCGCAAGTCCTAACCTGTAATCCTTATGacatgtaatccttggtttgcatattccGACCTATACGCATTGGTCCATGTGCCTTGAACCGCAAGTCTACAAATCCTGctctgtaatccttggtttgcatattccGACCTATATGCATTAGTCCATGTGCTCGGTACTACAAGTCCGCAAGTCCTGAcctataatccttggtttgcatattccgacctgtacgcgTTAGTCCATGTGCCCTGAAATGGGCCCGACCAAGACCATCCTGTAACCTGGCCCTTTGAACGCTACGTAGGCTGGACTCTTGACCTCCACGTAGGTCAGACTCCTGACCACCATGTAGGCTTGACTTCTGGCCGCCACgcgagcttgacttttgactgcctcTGGGCTTAACTTCTGACTGCCTGAGGCTCTGACTTCCGATCACGTCCACTGTCCGACCCCActatcatgctcacttataactcgcacggaggcgagagtctggaacaccgacctggaaaggtcattgggcgtgagagcatgctcacttataactcgtattggggtgagagtctgggacccgacatGGAAAGGTTGTTAGGCgtaagagcatactcacttataactcgcactagggcgagagtctgggacgccgacctggaaaggtcgttgggcgtgagagcatgctcacttataacttgcactgaggtgagagtctgggacccgacctggaaaggtcgttgggtgtgagagcatgctcacttataactcgcactgaggcgagagtctgggacaccaacctggaaaggtcgttgggcgtgagagcgtgctcacttataacttgcactggggctagagtctgggacccgacctggaaaggtcattAGGCGTGAGAGcgtgttcacttataactcgcactggaatgagagtctgggacaccgacctagaaatgtcgttgggcgtgagagcatgctcacttataactcgcactaaggcgagagtctaggacccgacctggaaaggtcgtttggcgtgagagcatgcttacttataactcgcactgaggcgagagtctgggactcgacctggaaaggtcgttgggcgtaagagcatgttcacttataactcgcactgaggcaagagtctgggacaccgacctagaaaggtcgttgggcatgagagcatgctcacttataactcgcactagggcgagagtcagGGACCCGACTTGGAAAGGTCATTAGGCGTGaggtcatgctcacttataactcgcactggggcgagagtttgggacccgacctggaaaggtcgttaggcgtgagagcatgctcacttacaactcgcactggggcgagagtctgggacctgacctagaaaggtcgttgggcgcgagagcatgcttatttataactcgcactaaggcgagagtcagagacaccgacctggaaaggtcattgggcgtgagagcatgctcacttataactcgcactgggcgagagtctcgGACACCGacctgtgttggatcgagaagcgctagagggggtaaatagcgctcgtggctatttcgttcgatttaaaactaaTCGAGATaacacagcggaaaagaaaacacaacactctgacacaggtcgtttacttggttcggagcctgtggcaactcctactccaaggcccacactcgttgagtgtttacgttgggcaataactataatttttgttaaagtgtttacaagatgaagtgcaatagttaaaaagaaataattaaattataccaacaacaataGAAAACTGAAGATTCTGAGCTCCAGGTCATCGGTGTCAAGTTGTGGCTTCGTCAGAACGTCTCGTTAGCATCTCGTTGCACAAAGATGGCTCAGAAGGTTATCTTTTTACTACTACCTCGAGACaaccttataaagggtgttcaaggcgcctccattaagctccaaggcgcctccaacccaagaTTTTATCCCGATTTAGTCGTTGTCGATCAGGCTTTGACCGCTGCTCCTTATCCACCTGAGGGTGccttcaacgccactccaaggcgGCTCCAAGccgcagtccaaggcgccttctgtccctatgaaggcgcctccagctccttctCACAGACAACCTCACCttgtacctgaggcgcctccaagctccatggaggcgcctcgggtactgttcatccgaggtgaaaaactgtttctttgttcctgcaaaatgtgttagtcccaaacacataccctgcaaaataaagttagcacataatagtcatagtgaataaaatattgatagtcttcggactatcctgggtctgacttcggatttccaaccggaaaccctaggtcggcctgacacctactgttccctctgtggggaacgcgtcctcatctactcctctcaggagagttacttgttgccagtacgatcctccagatcgactggactttttctcagcgcttgatgcttccggactttctgctggacgcccgctccccgacccgtccagtcttccacctagttcgcgacaccagaattttcacctagggttaccaccccctaggacttttgcctgaagccgttgacccaccaagactttccgcatagggttaccaccccctatgacctagggttatcaccccctagggttttctacctgcctaaccacagctagggctTTCCTGCAACTTTTGCTTAAGTttccttaggactttcctgcaagctcattcaaactgttagatcacaacataaccttaactttgaatcctttgtcattatcaaaacacgggttcgatcgtcggatgcttcccgcaccaacaatctccccctttttgattatggcaacttaaattcaaagttaagtaaaaaaaggCATAGTCAAGCAATTGCATCAATAAACACAAGCAAGCTTTTAAGTAAGAAGTTTAAGTAAGAACGTAAGCAAGCTAATTATATAAGGCAGTGTATAAGGCTCCCCCTTGATAAGAGCTCTCTCTTTCTTATCCTCAATTtgaaaaatttcttaattttaattttttctactactctccccctttgtcatatataaaAAATGTTTGTAGGAAaccattaaaaaatgaaaatactAGGTCAATAGCTTAATCTTTTGAAGGATTATTTAGCTAAAGTTGAAATCCTCaccaaaatactttgaaaataacATTTCTTGGGAGTAAAA encodes the following:
- the LOC122042504 gene encoding pentatricopeptide repeat-containing protein At1g08070, chloroplastic-like; amino-acid sequence: MPGRSTRKSSSAASPSTTTFFASWRNSAPPTTRSPSSAASPRRLTTTRVRPTNFTYPPLLNSCSALSSANLGRQVHAHVVKLGFIFDLYVGNSLIDMYSKCLLIDDAHQVLEDMPVSDEVSYNSLISGYARVGDMNTARSVFEEMPHAQNVVCWTALIDGFGKHGMISEMLDIFKRMLVSAEHVLPNSATMVCLLSACANASNWEVGKWVAGFIEVNMITLDSFLSTALVDMYARCGDVGKARKVFDSICDRNVGLWNAMITGYLHGGSPEDAVRLYHHMRKLSVEPNEITMVNLLSACASLGALDLGREVHRTLARKRMQMNVILATALVDMYSKCGGINDACLVYVKAPNKDVVLWNAMIAGLTVHGYGKDALTVFVKMERLGVRPNDSTFVSVLSACSHSGLVEEGKANFHKLLDYGLNPRVEHYACLVDLLGRAGDLSEAVALIQRMVVPPNSAIWSSLLSACRIHGNVQLASEVGRLVLSSGEASLGCCKLLSNIFASVSSWTDVARVRKLIHEKAMMNISSCSWIEVHGTVYRFLVEDTKLVRYQQLYTMLTILMRQLGDEGYQPDSDNLGEHV
- the LOC122040107 gene encoding L-ascorbate oxidase homolog gives rise to the protein MAGAGVVLAVVLSVLGISGFVRAEDPYLFFTWNVTYGTIAPLGVPQQGILINDQFPGPNINSTTNNNIVINVFNFLDEPLLFSWNGIQQRKNSWEDGMAGTNCPIPAGTNFTYHFQVKDQIGSFFYFPSLGMQKAAGGFGGLRINSRLLIPVPFDAPADDYTVVIGDWYNKDHTALAKTLDSGRSIGLPVGVLINGRPGKDGKGKDDAPLFEMEAGKVYRYRICNVGIRTTLNFRFQGHVMTLVEMDGSHTMQNVYESLDVHIGQCFSVLVKADQAPGDYYIVASTRFLRHKELTATAVVRYAGSSAAPSPVLPKAPASWAWSLNQWRSFKWNLTASAARPNPQGSFHYGNIDITRTIKLASSRNFVAGNLRYALNGVSHVDTETPLKLVEYYGFGGNYFEYNVTGDEPPTEGSPIKLLPDVKTVEFRTYVEIILENPEKAVQVYHLNGYAFFPVGMGPGKWSPEKRNTYNMLDAVSRHSVQVYPRSWSAILLTFDNAGMWNLRSENWERRYLGQQLYLSVQSPERSLRDEYSLPDTVLLCGPIAAFPKPPPYT